The Trichoplusia ni isolate ovarian cell line Hi5 chromosome 17, tn1, whole genome shotgun sequence genome includes a region encoding these proteins:
- the LOC113502523 gene encoding protein slender lobes-like, which yields MEEEVGIKVTRLRRRLSVDADDVLSPSSQSTPTKKRSGRLAAKPQLELIDENVPDLVPNKTTKAIAAEEKVLTPARRSQRIRSNTSILSETPEIEEKSTPARRTTRVKSNTSLVAEVTSTTTPRAKRAARRNSQIGSDNEAPITPVRQTRRTRKDSTSSVDKTADKGSQIKEAIVEETENSDNNKKDSPIRKSPRLSEKALSKAQPVVQIEKLDLTSKTDTSMTQKENKETTKAVEEKPSENNNLSITSSKLIKDLDDAPKKAKNDMNKSANALYDEALPKPRRSRTKSWTTISVEPSHDNNFNSDSEVFKKDSKKKNSTLNTSNMSGSGDGIMNTSNKQNEDVNTSVLSDKKNKKRQEKSLIMDTETTDPVLSGSPKLKKSEVISEDSSDSKKDKKERKSLNTSKEDTVTEKLFQQPPTGLITSLVFIDDSDSNHESVGKGNTEKDFDSGDQCVPVVDHGLGSNETKEAANNLSYEPMDVDETLPENISLSTFAQKNNSVKLDDKENESQKRKSLNISQIKDNSLLNSKRKSSISNVVSEDTLDGTNLPSRTSLDKSSVNNSYTNNSKRNSSVFNVSTIDLKHNIESNVKRSKTKSLTAEEVKDVIMEEITNKSNRRPSLLEDSIKNSSTTSAGALVIDESVNTSLNKSKNKNSVSAIVAETEKRKSSNSDSVNVDDVMNKSENKSKDKSSILNEVNDADKSLSKSKRKSSIGQENHDKTDNANKSTLVLSQLKDLSQSELNAETNNLKESNDTTAKLSKSVNTPNVTLDKDSDKKNLSLTYLTSTPLQQKSLKKLGMQINSSIITPSSTTKIEKKNTTKNSTKEASIMSQDSSEDDESEEDDDSEASEEEEESSLEKSNLMDDEAEEAGEGYESGDSRDEDEKEYEEQNEIVIKGETLDSDDEEEYSDDEYEKDSFIVSSDEEDNDLLSGSGDDLDMSDNELKMTSKSKKKYNERKSKEQKKASREMFEARHQLDDKTGSKKKNNRQRLDSTSSESDDEVKTQPKKRRQRIDSSQDRSNVQSDADKSLTKKKTPRLMSVSFCEDNEKETTIREDAESEEKSKGRENKSSQEDISNAQSEADKSISKRKIARRMSVSICEDDEKEKSVTEVSGTEPRNKKLPLDNSQNVSNDQSDPEKTLSSKKKKINRRMSVSISEDIETNEEEITIREEAEPGKDDPLALQHAIKTEPKTPQKDLNISTVAVTSVDDAEQVNVDENVTILESNQTSDPLQTTIAPDADIHEDDDSEDSISENEEITENYESMLNNLNNITSKKNKTQDISLNLDKKTKQKKNKEPIVDQLNLTQVKKSKKKNATVVDEQPKVEESKNTEKEKQVLVFSEGSSDSIDMKLLFPEDSNDSEAIGVNKNEQAKDSKKTDENTEVPDDFIPLKRTEGKTNILENSETINKSVDESVLNVSSKKKNKRKSAQTVENEDIMNEQETNLNFFIDTTGDLADSEKNDANTSMKSSAKKKKQKNNVSFVNIEEEKPGHESDDAPLEVSYQSNRNTTQIEEEPAAEILNESAKKKKKKNKKGLNSSVVEEISLFGQKANAGDKSNTSITEGSAKKKKKLLESQVEQEKEGDTNVLVQNVSIGSAKKQKQKTADESSGVEASEEGNNLNNEDTSKKRKRKSSANQTIEDIVFESELKLDTSKDSTAKQKKKKRKISQTNDDTEKTDVQEIVKESQDQSDVKNSKKKNQPLLQDIENGEKGAKKKNKKRKERDDDECSNISKIHKQNSFDKVHVPRLPTDVLQQLEDKPKLETLDAEKPKVIATSSFLVEQTKKRRAKPSNYLEESVYLNDSVEEKKQRGLVKNPKVLPFIPTASTSHTGFTTKFEVNIIPQTTQFVAQSSEVPNFKNDYLSKKRIKKLGTFEKCKRLRSVKLSKF from the exons ATGGAAGAAGAAGTCGGTATAAAag tgaCAAGGCTTAGGAGAAGGTTGTCTGTTGATGCTGATGATGTTTTGTCACCCTCCTCACAGTCAACACCAACAAAGAAGAGGAGTGGAAGACTTGCAGCTAAGCCACAGTTGGAACTCATTGATGAAAATG TACCAGACCTTGTTCCAAACAAGACAACCAAAGCCATAGCCGCAGAAGAAAAAGTACTCACACCAGCAAGACGCAGCCAAAGGATTCGTTCTAACACAAGCATTCTATCGGAGACTCCAGAAATTGAAGAGAAGAGTACTCCAGCAAGGCGTACAACCAGAGTCAAGTCTAATACCAGTCTTGTAGCAGAGGTGACAAGTACTACCACACCAAGAGCTAAGAGAGCAGCAAGGAGGAATTCTCAAATAG GCAGTGACAATGAAGCCCCTATTACTCCCGTCAGACAGACTCGAAGAACTCGGAAAGACTCCACATCCAGTGTGGACAAAACAG CTGACAAAGGCAGCCAAATCAAAGAAGCCATTGTTGAAGAAACAGAAAACTCTGACAATAACAAAAAGGATTCACCCATCAGGAAGAGTCCCAGATTGAGTGAAAAGGCTCTTAGCAAGGCACAGCCAGtggttcaaatagaaaaactTGACTTAACAAGCAAGACTGATACATCAATGACACAAAAGGAAAACAAGGAAACAACAAAGGCAGTAGAAGAAAAGCCATCTGAAAACAACAACCTTTCAATTACCAGTTCTAAATTGATTAAAGACTTAGATGATGCACCCAAAAAAGCCAAAAATGACATGAATAAGAGTGCCAATGCTTTATATGACGAAGCCTTACCTAAACCCAGAAGGAGCAGAACTAAATCATGGACAACTATATCCGTAGAACCTTCACATGACAACAATTTCAATAGTGACAgtgaagtatttaaaaaggacagcaaaaagaaaaatagtacaCTTAATACCTCCAATATGTCTGGTTCTGGAGATGGTATTATGAACACAAGTAACAAACAGAATGAAGACGTTAACACTTCAGTACTTTCAGATAAGAAAAACAAGAAGCGTCAGGAAAAATCCTTGATCATGGATACTGAAACCACAGATCCAGTTTTAAGTGGATCACCTAAACTAAAAAAGTCAGAAGTTATATCTGAAGATTCGTCAGATTccaaaaaggataaaaaagagcgtaaaagtttaaatacgTCTAAAGAAGATACTGTAACTGAGAAACTGTTCCAACAACCACCTACTGGCCTTATCACATCTTTAGTATTCATTGACGACTCTGACTCAAATCATGAGAGTGTTGGCAAAGGAAATACAGAGAAGGACTTTGACAGTGGAGATCAATGCGTACCAGTTGTTGACCATGGTTTAGGATCCAACGAAACTAAAGAAGCCGCAAATAACTTGAGCTACGAACCAATGGATGTTGATGAAACTCTACCTGAAAATATATCTCTATCGACTTTCGCACAGAAGAATAATTCAGTTAAACTCGATGACAAGGAAAATGAATCACAAAAACGGAAGTcattaaatatttctcaaattaaAGACAACAGTTTGTTGAATTCTAAAAGAAAGTCATCTATTTCCAATGTTGTTTCGGAAGATACTCTTGATGGCACTAACTTGCCAAGTCGAACATCTTTGGATAAGAGCTCAGTAAATAATAGCTACACTAACAATTCTAAACGAAATTCTTCTGTTTTTAATGTCTCAACCATAGACTTGAAACATAACATTGAAAGTAATGTCAAAAGATCTAAAACTAAGTCTTTGACTGCTGAGGAAGTTAAAGACGTGATCATGGAGGAAATAACCAATAAATCAAATAGAAGGCCTTCATTATTAGAAGATAGCATTAAAAATTCTAGCACAACGTCAGCCGGAGCCCTCGTTATTGATGAATCTGTTAATACGAGCCTTaacaaatctaaaaacaaaaactcagtATCTGCAATAGTTGCTGAAACTGAGAAAAGAAAGTCTTCAAACTCAGACTCGGTTAATGTTGATGATGTAAtgaataaaagtgaaaataaatctaaagataaatcatcaattttaaatgaagtaaaTGATGCAGATAAAAGTCTCAGTAAGTCGAAAAGAAAATCTTCAATAGGACAAGAAAATCATGATAAGACTGACAATGCCAACAAAAGCACCTTAGTGTTGTCTCAGTTAAAAGACTTATCTCAAAGCGAATTAAATGCTGAAACTAACAACCTTAAAGAATCTAATGATACCACagcaaaattatcaaaatccgTTAATACTCCAAATGTAACATTAGATAAAGACTCTGATAAGAAGAATTTATCACTAACATATTTGACAAGCACTCCTTTACAGCAGAAGTCGTTGAAAAAGTTGGGCATGCAGATCAATAGTTCAATAATCACACCAAGCAGTACAACTAAAATAGAGAAGAAGAATACTACGAAAAACTCTACAAAAGAAGCTTCTATCATGTCGCAAGATTCTTCCGAAGATGATGAGTCTGAAGAAGATGATGACTCAGAAGCAtctgaagaagaagaagaatcaTCTTTAGAAAAAAGCAACTTGATGGACGATGAGGCCGAAGAAGCAGGTGAGGGTTACGAATCAGGAGACAGCAGAGATGAAGACGAAAAGGAATACGAGGAACAAAACGAGATTGTAATTAAAGGTGAAACTCTAGACTCTGATGACGAAGAAGAATACTCAGACGATGAATACGAAAAGGATTCATTCATAGTTAGCTCGGATGAGGAAGATAATGATCTACTTAGCGGATCAGGCGATGACCTTGATATGAGCGATAATGAACTGAAAATGACCtcaaaatctaaaaagaaatacaacgAACGTAAGTCCAAAGAACAAAAGAAGGCTTCTAGAGAAATGTTTGAAGCGAGACATCAGCTGGATGATAAAACTggttctaaaaagaaaaataatcgtCAACGTTTAGACTCGACTTCCTCTGAATCTGATGACGAAGTAAAAACACAGCCGAAGAAAAGGCGTCAAAGAATTGACTCTAGTCAAGACAGAAGCAATGTGCAGTCTGATGCTGACAAGTCTTTAACCAAGAAGAAGACGCCAAGACTAATGTCAGTATCCTTTTGTGaagataatgaaaaagaaacaaccATTCGTGAAGATGCTGAATCAGAGGAGAAGAGCAAAGGGCGTGAAAACAAATCTAGTCAAGAAGATATCAGCAATGCTCAGTCTGAAGCCGATAAATCTATCTCAAAGAGAAAGATAGCCAGGCGCATGTCAGTTTCCATTTGCGAAGATGACGAAAAGGAAAAGTCTGTTACCGAAGTCTCTGGAACCGAACCAAGAAACAAAAAGCTTCCTCTTGATAATAGTCAAAATGTAAGCAATGACCAGTCTGACCCCGAAAAGACTTTATccagtaaaaagaaaaagataaacagACGTATGTCTGTATCCATAAGCGAAGATATTGAAACGAATGAGGAAGAAATCACTATTCGTGAAGAAGCTGAACCAGGCAAAGATGACCCATTAGCATTGCAGCATGCTATTAAAACAGAACCAAAGACTCCTcagaaagatttaaatatttcaactgtAGCAGTTACCAGTGTTGATGATGCGGAACAAGTCAATGTTGACGAAAATGTGACAATCTTGGAATCTAATCAAACATCAGACCCATTACAAACCACTATCGCTCCTGACGCTGACATCCACGAGGATGACGATAGCGAAGATTCTATCAGtgaaaatgaagaaataacTGAAAACTATGAATCTATGcttaacaatttaaacaatattacctcaaagaaaaataaaactcaggACATCTCCTTGAATTTAGACAAAAAGACAAAACAGAAGAAGAACAAAGAACCTATTGTAGATCAACTGAATCTAACTCAAgttaaaaaatcaaagaaaaagaaTGCAACTGTTGTGGATGAACAACCTAAAGTCGAGGAGAGTAAAAATACTGAGAAAGAAAAGCAAGTATTAGTATTTTCCGAAGGTTCGTCGGATTCTATTGACATGAAGTTATTGTTCCCTGAAGACAGCAATGACAGTGAAGCTATAGGCGTAAACAAGAACGAGCAAGCCAAGGATAGCAAGAAAACAGACGAAAACACCGAAGTTCCTGATGATTTCATACCATTGAAGAGAACTGAAGGCAAAACAAACATTCTTGAGAATTCAG AAACCATTAACAAGTCTGTGGATGAATCAGTGTTGAATGTGAGcagtaagaagaaaaataagCGCAAATCAGCACAGACTGTGGAAAATGAGGATATCATGA ATGAGCAGGAGACAAATTTGAATTTCTTTATTGATACAACTGGGGATCTTGCTGACAGTGAAAAGAATGATGCTAACACTTCCATGAAGAGCAGtgccaaaaagaaaaaacagaagAATAACGTCTCCTTTGTTAATATTGAAGAGGAAAAacctg GCCATGAATCTGATGATGCACCACTCGAAGTTTCGTACCAAAGCAACAGGAACACAACTCAAATTGAAGAGGAACCTGCAGCTGAAATTCTAAACGAAAGTgccaaaaagaagaagaaaaagaataaGAAGGGATTGAATTCGTCTGTAGTTGAAGAAATCAGCTTATTTGGACAAAAAG CTAACGCAGGTGACAAGTCAAACACTTCGATCACAGAAGGCAGTgctaagaagaagaagaaattgTTGGAATCTCAAGTGGAGCAGGAAAAAG AGGGCGATACAAACGTTTTAGTTCAAAATGTTTCAATAGGCAGTGCTAAAAAGCAGAAACAGAAAACAGCTGATGAGAGTTCTGGAGTGGAAGCTTCTGAAG AAGGCAACAACTTAAACAATGAAGATACGTCAAAGAAACGCAAACGTAAATCATCCGCGAATCAAACCATAGAAGACATTGTTTTTGAAA GTGAGCTAAAACTCGATACTTCTAAGGACTCCACTGCTaaacagaagaagaagaaaaggaAAATATCACAAACTAATGACGACACTGAAAAAACTGATGTTCAAG aaataGTAAAGGAATCTCAAGATCAATCTGATGTTAAAAATAGCAAGAAGAAAAATCAACCACTACTTCAAGATATTGAAAATG GTGAGAAAGGAGccaagaagaaaaataaaaagcgaaaagagagagatgatgatgaatgcAGTAACATTTCAAAG attcataaacaaaattccTTTGACAAGGTGCATGTTCCTCGGTTACCAACAGATGTTCTACAACAATTAGAAGATAAACCTAAACTAGAGACTCTCGATGCAGAGAAACCAAAAGTCATTGCTACATCATCATTTTTAGTAGAACAAACTAAGAAGAGAAGAGCTAAACCTTCGAACTATTTGGAAGAAAGTGTTTATTTGAATGACTCTGTAGAAGAGAAAAAGCAAAGAGGTTTAGTGAAAAACCCAAAAGTTCTGCCATTCATACCGACAGCTTCAACATCGCATACTGGTTTTACCACCAAGTTTGAAGTCAACATTATACCTCAAACAACGCAATTTGTCGCTCAGTCTAGTGAAGTGcctaattttaaaaatgattatctctccaaaaagagaataaaaaaattaggCACCTTTGAAAAGTGTAAAAGACTAAGGAGTGTCAAACTTtctaaattttaa